A genomic region of Sulfobacillus acidophilus DSM 10332 contains the following coding sequences:
- a CDS encoding Germination protease (PFAM: Germination protease~TIGRFAM: GPR endopeptidase~HAMAP: Germination protease~InterPro IPR005080~KEGG: tmr:Tmar_0931 spore protease~PFAM: Peptidase A25, germination protease~PRIAM: GPR endopeptidase~SPTR: Spore protease;~TIGRFAM: Peptidase A25, germination protease), with translation MTPDDQPFRPISVFTDIAIEARDIVRGDAHQEIPGVRVEEHQARGVRVTEVEIFEESAERLMGKPRGHYITLDVPTFKERDPELRQRLTGMLTDQLKTVIPQDPQKSILVVGLGNWNATPDALGPRVVDRILVTRHLNQIVPEDLRDRMRAVAAVAPGVLGTTGIETLDMIRGIVDQTRPDVVVAIDALAARNLDRLLGSVQIADTGIHPGSGVGNRRQGLTETSLGVPVIAIGVCTVVQSISIAQEAVQLLVEELAEDVTLYKILREMTPAEQRGLVEEVLGSRFQDLMVTPKEIDVLIDDMADVLAEALNRALQPQLDRQEWT, from the coding sequence ATGACGCCAGACGATCAGCCGTTTCGGCCGATATCGGTGTTTACCGATATTGCCATTGAGGCCCGGGATATTGTCCGGGGCGATGCCCATCAAGAAATCCCCGGCGTACGGGTGGAGGAACATCAAGCCCGGGGCGTGCGCGTAACGGAAGTCGAGATTTTTGAAGAGTCGGCGGAGCGATTGATGGGGAAGCCGCGCGGCCACTATATTACGTTGGACGTGCCGACGTTTAAAGAACGGGATCCGGAATTACGTCAACGCCTCACCGGCATGTTGACGGACCAGCTAAAAACGGTGATTCCCCAAGATCCCCAAAAAAGTATCTTGGTGGTGGGCCTCGGCAACTGGAACGCTACCCCCGATGCCCTGGGGCCACGGGTGGTCGACCGCATTTTGGTGACGCGCCATTTGAACCAAATCGTGCCGGAGGACTTACGGGATCGGATGCGGGCGGTGGCGGCGGTGGCTCCCGGGGTGTTGGGCACCACGGGCATCGAGACGTTAGACATGATCCGCGGTATCGTCGACCAAACCCGACCGGACGTGGTGGTCGCCATCGATGCGCTGGCGGCCCGTAATCTGGATCGGCTTTTAGGGAGCGTCCAAATCGCCGATACGGGAATTCATCCCGGATCGGGCGTCGGCAATCGGCGGCAAGGCCTAACCGAGACCAGCCTGGGAGTGCCGGTGATTGCCATCGGCGTCTGCACCGTGGTCCAGTCGATTTCCATCGCGCAAGAAGCGGTGCAATTGTTGGTGGAAGAGTTGGCCGAGGACGTGACCTTGTATAAGATCTTACGGGAAATGACCCCCGCCGAGCAGCGGGGATTGGTGGAGGAAGTGCTGGGTAGCCGCTTCCAAGACCTCATGGTTACCCCTAAAGAGATTGACGTCCTGATTGACGATATGGCCGATGTGCTGGCGGAGGCGCTAAATCGGGCACTACAACCGCAATTGGACCGCCAGGAATGGACTTGA
- a CDS encoding integral membrane protein-like protein (PFAM: Protein of unknown function (DUF2029)~KEGG: ank:AnaeK_0174 integral membrane protein-like protein~SPTR: Integral membrane protein-like protein): MRRGFSTWGKLLMLVPGLLWLFFQAVHIYPPLWVMGGGHPDFSYYAYSFTHYAYSDVVALFGSRRLFLHLWPYFQNIIEYPVIIGFYMSFMALLPGFLGYFTGSALGLALAYVVAGYVLGQNRGNEAVWWWSLSPLLFVYGLLNWDLLGIVTWGLAVGSYRRRHYAAAGAWMGVGVLTKFFPIVLFPYLAYELWRQGGREPLKRLAGTFGLVAVGGNLPFALFARRGWLEFFTFNSGRPADPGVWGWLVNTHRLSLAGVNLFSLLATLAGGLFLLALVHRHRIGAVQAATAALAWWFLCNKVYSPQYLLWVYYALLWLDLNPWQLLVVNVTGLLDFWMAMRWLGLGTTGSPDVALFVDRVVPWVIFLRDLTLIWAFVHPWRSAPKPAQPRESVSTSAES; encoded by the coding sequence GTGAGGCGCGGTTTTTCCACCTGGGGCAAGCTTTTGATGCTGGTGCCGGGCCTTCTGTGGCTCTTTTTTCAAGCGGTTCACATCTATCCTCCTCTTTGGGTGATGGGAGGCGGGCATCCTGATTTTAGCTATTATGCCTATAGTTTTACCCACTACGCCTACTCCGACGTGGTGGCGTTGTTCGGATCCCGTCGGCTGTTTTTGCATCTCTGGCCCTATTTCCAAAACATCATCGAATATCCCGTGATAATTGGCTTTTACATGTCCTTCATGGCGTTGTTGCCGGGATTTCTGGGTTATTTTACCGGGTCGGCCCTGGGTTTGGCGTTAGCGTATGTCGTGGCCGGCTATGTGTTGGGGCAAAACCGGGGTAACGAGGCCGTATGGTGGTGGAGTCTGAGCCCGCTCCTATTCGTCTATGGTCTCTTAAACTGGGACCTCTTGGGGATTGTCACGTGGGGCCTGGCCGTCGGCTCGTACCGGCGCCGGCATTATGCGGCGGCGGGGGCATGGATGGGGGTCGGGGTACTGACGAAATTCTTTCCCATCGTGCTCTTTCCCTATTTGGCCTATGAGTTGTGGCGCCAAGGCGGACGGGAGCCGTTGAAACGGTTGGCCGGGACGTTCGGATTGGTGGCGGTCGGGGGGAATCTCCCCTTTGCGCTCTTTGCGCGGCGAGGCTGGCTCGAATTTTTTACCTTTAACAGTGGACGACCGGCCGACCCGGGTGTCTGGGGCTGGTTGGTGAATACGCATCGCTTAAGTTTGGCCGGGGTAAATCTATTTAGTTTACTGGCGACCTTGGCCGGCGGTCTTTTTTTGTTGGCGCTGGTTCATCGACATCGCATCGGCGCCGTCCAAGCCGCCACGGCAGCCCTGGCCTGGTGGTTTCTTTGCAATAAAGTCTATAGTCCCCAATATCTTTTGTGGGTCTATTACGCCCTCTTGTGGTTGGATTTGAACCCCTGGCAACTGCTGGTCGTCAATGTCACCGGTCTCTTAGATTTCTGGATGGCGATGCGCTGGTTGGGTCTTGGGACCACCGGCAGTCCAGATGTCGCCTTATTTGTCGACCGCGTCGTCCCCTGGGTGATATTTCTACGCGACCTGACGCTGATCTGGGCCTTCGTGCATCCGTGGCGATCCGCCCCTAAACCGGCTCAGCCCCGGGAATCGGTTTCGACGTCGGCCGAATCGTAG
- a CDS encoding Peptidoglycan glycosyltransferase (PFAM: Transglycosylase~COGs: COG0744 Membrane carboxypeptidase (penicillin-binding protein)~InterPro IPR001264~KEGG: pla:Plav_0008 1A family penicillin-binding protein~PFAM: Glycosyl transferase, family 51~PRIAM: Peptidoglycan glycosyltransferase~SPTR: Penicillin-binding protein, 1A family): protein MWERQFKRIGVWLMVLWMVSAIPLGVFYAAYWSRIEQLPQSVARYEQRHGGRWVTVNQVSPWVIKALVATEDRSFYTNWGISLSGIGRSVLVDLNTGQPTEGGSTLTQQLVRDALLSPVKEFRRKISEALLSVLVTALYSKRQILTCYLNEVYFGQGAYGIFAASQRYFATVPRALSVPQATLLAGLVQAPTALDPVLHYQAAKNRQWIVLQSMVADHMLSLQRARSIFRAPLDLRGGSS from the coding sequence ATGTGGGAGCGTCAATTTAAACGGATCGGGGTCTGGCTGATGGTGCTATGGATGGTGTCGGCGATTCCCTTGGGAGTGTTTTACGCGGCCTATTGGTCGCGCATCGAGCAGTTGCCCCAATCTGTGGCCCGCTATGAGCAGCGGCATGGGGGACGGTGGGTGACGGTCAATCAGGTGTCTCCCTGGGTTATAAAGGCGTTAGTCGCCACGGAGGACCGGAGTTTTTATACCAATTGGGGCATCAGTTTATCCGGTATCGGCCGATCGGTGCTCGTCGATCTAAACACCGGACAGCCGACGGAAGGGGGCAGTACCTTAACCCAGCAACTGGTACGCGATGCGTTGTTGTCCCCTGTGAAAGAATTTCGCCGCAAGATTTCCGAGGCTTTGTTATCGGTATTGGTGACAGCGCTCTATTCGAAGCGGCAGATTTTAACCTGCTATCTGAATGAGGTCTATTTCGGGCAAGGGGCGTACGGTATTTTCGCCGCCAGCCAACGATATTTCGCCACGGTCCCCCGCGCGTTGAGCGTGCCGCAGGCGACGTTATTGGCCGGTTTGGTACAGGCACCGACCGCCCTGGATCCGGTCTTACATTATCAGGCCGCGAAAAATCGGCAATGGATTGTCCTTCAAAGTATGGTGGCCGATCATATGTTATCCTTACAGCGTGCTCGGTCTATCTTTCGGGCACCGCTCGACTTGAGGGGAGGGTCTTCGTGA
- a CDS encoding polysaccharide biosynthesis protein (PFAM: Polysaccharide biosynthesis protein~TIGRFAM: stage V sporulation protein B~COGs: COG2244 Membrane protein involved in the export of O-antigen and teichoic acid~InterPro IPR002797~KEGG: dau:Daud_1230 polysaccharide biosynthesis protein~PFAM: Polysaccharide biosynthesis protein~SPTR: Polysaccharide biosynthesis protein): protein MHKKPRNALWWGTLTLTGAALASRGLGLIYRMLLARFLGSEGLGFFQMIFPLYVALVTLSVAGTPVAVSQILAEGKAPARHLMRVATAVVLATSLPLVFLVAVGRRPLALVLYHDPRFEPWLLVLAPALVAVALSSVIRGYFIGRQDLRYPAASQVLEQLVRVLIVFWLLDRVHPLGAAYAPLIAVALIPLGELVSLGLLAYGYWQTKPPPAPTPAPPKLARTVLRLSLPVTASRLLASLFGVIEASLIPERLVHSGLSPADAVSYFGQLTGMALPLILFPTALTVSLSTNLIPAIAAALHDRPRVHQYIVDAMKATALLTIPVTFVLLSLGLPLDDLLFHATVPQAVFLPLVVGGFFLYFDIALAGVLRGLGRTDLPLWNDLFASGFEILLIWVWAGRPGQGYQAVAVAVAAGFIASAGLNLWQVIRLTQVRIPWFHVLGKPIVAAFPLLLVLPAWQSWASTVWHNHALSLLSSVVLAGLGYLVTLYVTGTRPNRLV, encoded by the coding sequence ATGCACAAAAAACCGCGAAACGCACTCTGGTGGGGAACTCTCACGCTGACCGGCGCCGCCCTTGCCTCCCGCGGGTTAGGCCTCATTTACCGCATGCTTTTAGCCCGCTTTCTGGGATCCGAAGGCCTCGGATTTTTTCAAATGATCTTTCCCCTCTATGTCGCCCTCGTCACGTTGTCGGTCGCCGGCACCCCCGTTGCCGTCTCACAAATTCTCGCCGAAGGGAAAGCGCCTGCCCGCCATCTCATGCGCGTGGCAACCGCCGTCGTATTAGCCACCAGTCTGCCCTTGGTCTTTCTGGTCGCTGTCGGCCGTCGTCCGTTAGCGCTTGTATTGTATCATGACCCGCGTTTCGAGCCCTGGCTCTTGGTTTTGGCACCGGCTTTGGTAGCGGTGGCCCTCTCGAGCGTCATTCGCGGGTATTTTATTGGTCGGCAGGACTTGCGCTATCCGGCCGCCTCGCAGGTACTGGAACAGTTGGTGCGGGTTCTGATCGTATTTTGGTTATTAGACCGAGTCCACCCTCTGGGCGCAGCCTACGCTCCCTTAATCGCCGTCGCTTTAATCCCGTTGGGCGAACTGGTCAGTTTAGGCTTGTTAGCCTACGGCTACTGGCAAACCAAACCGCCGCCGGCCCCGACCCCGGCGCCGCCCAAATTGGCCCGCACCGTTCTGCGCCTGTCGTTGCCGGTTACCGCCAGCCGCCTTCTGGCCTCGCTTTTTGGGGTTATCGAAGCCAGTTTAATTCCTGAGCGCCTGGTGCATTCGGGGCTGAGCCCGGCAGATGCCGTGAGCTATTTCGGTCAGTTAACCGGGATGGCGCTGCCGCTGATTTTATTCCCGACCGCGCTGACCGTCTCATTATCGACCAATTTGATTCCGGCCATTGCCGCCGCTCTTCACGATCGCCCGCGGGTTCACCAATATATCGTCGATGCCATGAAAGCGACGGCTTTGCTCACGATTCCGGTAACCTTCGTGTTGTTAAGTTTGGGCCTGCCGTTGGACGACCTGCTATTTCATGCGACCGTACCTCAAGCCGTGTTTTTACCGTTGGTCGTCGGGGGATTTTTCCTGTACTTCGATATTGCCTTGGCGGGGGTCTTGCGGGGATTGGGCCGGACCGACCTCCCGCTGTGGAACGATCTCTTCGCGAGCGGCTTCGAAATCCTCTTAATTTGGGTATGGGCCGGACGGCCCGGTCAAGGCTACCAGGCCGTGGCGGTGGCGGTGGCCGCCGGATTTATCGCCTCGGCAGGTTTAAATTTGTGGCAAGTGATTCGCCTCACCCAGGTCCGTATCCCCTGGTTTCACGTACTGGGGAAACCCATCGTCGCCGCCTTTCCGCTACTGCTGGTACTCCCCGCTTGGCAGTCTTGGGCGAGTACGGTGTGGCATAACCATGCCCTGAGTCTTTTGTCGAGTGTCGTCCTGGCCGGTTTAGGCTATCTGGTGACGCTTTATGTCACCGGGACGCGACCGAACCGCCTTGTGTAG
- a CDS encoding Multifunctional protein surE (PFAM: Survival protein SurE~TIGRFAM: 5'/3'-nucleotidase SurE~COGs: COG0496 acid phosphatase~HAMAP: Multifunctional protein surE~InterPro IPR002828~KEGG: abm:ABSDF1130 survival protein (acid phosphatase)~PFAM: Survival protein SurE-like phosphatase/nucleotidase~SPTR: 5'-nucleotidase surE;~TIGRFAM: Survival protein SurE-like phosphatase/nucleotidase) — MRILITNDDGVSAPGIQALAQELEGEWDWVMVAPDHERSGSGQAFTFAVPYSVKPVGDRVWQVEGTPVDCVMFAFGVLGPFDAVISGINRGANLAWDVFYSGTVGAAFEGARRGVPALAVSLDVTGHSDRFHYAEAARRVAEWMRAGIFQAIPPGMVGNLNIPNDDRLLTRPLTWGRWGNYAYHANEMTVVPGQEHQWRCRITEPPEPVRREPDTDGALIRFGPVLSLLPLQGFSALREPPLATLDWLSATQGGSVASR; from the coding sequence GTGCGGATACTCATAACCAATGACGACGGGGTTTCGGCGCCAGGAATTCAAGCACTGGCCCAAGAGTTAGAGGGGGAATGGGACTGGGTCATGGTGGCACCCGACCATGAACGCTCCGGATCCGGGCAAGCTTTTACGTTTGCCGTCCCTTACTCCGTAAAACCGGTGGGGGATCGGGTCTGGCAGGTGGAGGGAACCCCGGTCGATTGTGTGATGTTTGCGTTTGGGGTGCTTGGCCCCTTTGATGCCGTGATATCCGGAATTAATCGGGGCGCCAATTTAGCGTGGGACGTGTTTTATTCCGGTACGGTGGGTGCGGCCTTTGAAGGGGCTCGCCGAGGCGTACCGGCCTTGGCCGTTTCCTTGGATGTTACGGGGCACTCGGACCGGTTTCATTATGCCGAAGCGGCCCGTCGGGTTGCCGAATGGATGCGGGCCGGGATTTTTCAGGCCATTCCCCCGGGCATGGTGGGAAACCTCAATATCCCCAACGACGACCGTTTGTTAACGCGTCCGTTAACTTGGGGGCGCTGGGGCAACTATGCCTATCACGCCAATGAAATGACGGTGGTGCCCGGTCAAGAGCATCAATGGCGTTGCCGGATCACGGAACCGCCGGAGCCGGTCCGGCGTGAACCGGATACGGACGGCGCCTTGATTCGTTTCGGTCCGGTATTGAGTCTTCTGCCGTTACAGGGGTTTTCTGCCCTTCGCGAGCCGCCTTTGGCCACCTTAGACTGGCTGAGCGCTACACAAGGCGGTTCGGTCGCGTCCCGGTGA
- a CDS encoding RmuC-domain protein (PFAM: RmuC family~COGs: COG1322 conserved hypothetical protein~InterPro IPR003798~KEGG: aac:Aaci_0817 protein of unknown function DUF195~PFAM: RmuC~SPTR: Putative uncharacterized protein) has protein sequence MTLTDVLAIFSVLLNAVILVWLMTQNVSRTVTGLQQSLQNVEQALDRQARLFHDEWGRWREQQERHAQDTRLEFGQTLVQLEQRLLNLWNEKFQEQRHVLDQSHGFLRQALESQAKRLDGYFQDSAALWQTQNQAQISTLSELGHQQRRQLDGLARDLNELTRTSEQKLETMRQTVEAKLTALQTDNATKLELMRQTVDEKLHQTLEQRLGESFKLVSDRLELVQKGLGEMQTLAQGVGDLKRVLTNVKTRGTLGEIQLESLLDQILAPEQYQANVTVVPGQTERVDFAIRLPGSDEHDEPIWLPMDAKFPLEDYQRLVEAEANGDLAGVQEAAKWLETRIKTEAKSIRDKYIQPPHTTDFAILFLPLEGLFAEVLRRPGLFETLQREYRVVLTGPTTITAFLQSLQMGFRTLAIQKRSSEVWKLLGAVKTEFGKFGAVLEKTQKKLQEASHTIDQAATRTRAIERTLRSVEAVEPSTDPGWPQLDV, from the coding sequence ATGACTTTAACCGATGTCTTGGCCATTTTTTCCGTATTGTTGAATGCCGTTATTTTAGTCTGGCTCATGACCCAAAACGTGTCCCGGACGGTGACCGGTTTACAACAAAGCCTGCAGAATGTCGAACAGGCGCTCGATCGCCAAGCCCGACTTTTTCATGACGAATGGGGGCGATGGCGCGAACAACAAGAACGCCACGCGCAAGACACCCGTTTGGAGTTCGGCCAAACTCTTGTCCAGTTGGAACAAAGGCTTTTAAATCTTTGGAACGAGAAATTTCAAGAACAACGCCACGTGCTGGATCAGTCGCACGGTTTTCTCCGGCAAGCCCTCGAATCGCAAGCCAAAAGACTGGACGGATATTTTCAGGACAGCGCCGCTCTCTGGCAAACTCAAAACCAAGCGCAGATCAGCACGCTGTCCGAGCTCGGTCATCAACAACGCCGCCAGCTGGACGGCTTGGCCCGCGATTTAAACGAATTGACCCGCACCAGCGAGCAAAAGTTAGAAACCATGCGGCAAACCGTCGAAGCCAAATTGACCGCGCTACAAACCGACAATGCGACAAAATTAGAGCTGATGCGGCAAACCGTCGACGAAAAACTCCATCAGACGTTGGAGCAACGGCTCGGCGAGTCCTTTAAACTGGTATCGGACCGCCTTGAACTGGTGCAAAAAGGATTAGGCGAAATGCAAACGTTAGCGCAAGGGGTGGGCGACCTCAAGCGCGTCCTGACCAATGTCAAAACGCGGGGCACGCTCGGCGAAATCCAATTGGAAAGCCTGTTGGATCAAATTCTGGCGCCAGAGCAATATCAGGCCAACGTCACGGTTGTGCCCGGTCAGACCGAACGCGTCGACTTTGCCATTCGCTTACCGGGATCGGACGAGCATGACGAGCCGATTTGGCTGCCCATGGATGCCAAGTTCCCTTTGGAAGATTACCAACGGCTGGTGGAGGCGGAAGCGAACGGCGATTTGGCCGGCGTCCAAGAAGCCGCCAAATGGTTAGAAACCCGCATAAAGACGGAGGCCAAAAGTATTCGGGACAAATATATTCAACCGCCCCATACCACCGATTTTGCCATCTTGTTTTTGCCCTTAGAAGGACTATTTGCGGAAGTCCTTCGGCGGCCGGGACTTTTTGAAACCCTCCAACGCGAGTACCGCGTCGTCTTAACCGGTCCCACGACCATCACCGCGTTTTTACAAAGTTTGCAAATGGGCTTTCGGACATTGGCGATCCAAAAACGGTCGAGTGAGGTCTGGAAGCTGTTAGGCGCCGTCAAAACCGAATTTGGCAAATTCGGGGCGGTGTTGGAAAAAACTCAAAAGAAACTCCAAGAAGCCAGTCACACCATCGATCAGGCGGCAACACGCACCCGGGCGATTGAACGAACGCTTCGGTCCGTCGAAGCCGTCGAGCCGTCGACAGATCCCGGTTGGCCACAACTCGACGTCTAA
- a CDS encoding Redoxin domain protein (PFAM: AhpC/TSA family~COGs: COG0526 Thiol-disulfide isomerase and thioredoxins~InterPro IPR013740~KEGG: sti:Sthe_1418 redoxin domain protein~PFAM: Redoxin~SPTR: Redoxin domain protein) produces the protein MGGTRQVLTMVVLAGALVYAGYLIGHRVRTATEKTPPVATAAASTTSTVGVAPGDIAPNFTLTTSTGQTVTLSQLRGHPVWLNFWATWCPYCNKEIPIVEQEAVTHQGQLDVVGVDVEESASKVSSFMTAHHMTYPVVLDSQGAVSASYGVTGLPTSVFIRPDGRVGALYTGAILSVSQANQMLAQILPHS, from the coding sequence GTGGGCGGCACCCGACAAGTTTTAACCATGGTGGTTTTGGCCGGCGCCTTAGTCTATGCCGGCTATCTCATCGGCCATCGCGTCCGGACGGCCACCGAAAAAACGCCGCCGGTGGCGACGGCAGCCGCTAGCACGACCTCTACGGTTGGGGTCGCACCAGGCGATATCGCCCCCAATTTCACCCTCACCACCAGTACCGGCCAAACCGTGACCTTGTCCCAATTGCGCGGGCATCCGGTGTGGTTGAATTTTTGGGCCACCTGGTGTCCCTACTGCAACAAGGAAATTCCTATTGTGGAACAAGAGGCCGTGACCCATCAAGGACAGCTGGACGTAGTGGGGGTCGATGTTGAAGAATCGGCGTCGAAGGTGAGCTCGTTTATGACGGCTCATCATATGACCTATCCGGTGGTGTTGGACAGCCAGGGAGCGGTATCGGCGTCGTATGGCGTCACCGGGCTCCCGACGTCCGTGTTTATTCGGCCGGACGGGCGGGTCGGGGCTCTTTACACCGGCGCGATCTTAAGTGTGTCGCAGGCCAATCAAATGTTGGCCCAAATACTCCCGCACTCGTAA